The following nucleotide sequence is from Tardiphaga sp. 709.
ATTTGCCATGGCTCGGATATTTTGATCAGGTCACACAAGCTGACTATTTCGTTCACTATGATGACGTGCCGTTCGATAAGCATGGCTGGCGGAATAGGAATCGCGTCAAGGCTCTCAATGGGCCCGTTTGGCTTACCGTTCCGGTTCTTCACTCAGGAAAGTTCGGCCAGTTGATAAACGAGGTGAGAATTGACCCCCAGCAGAACTGGCAACGCAAGCATTTGGCGACGATCAAGCAAATGTATGCATCGGCACCGTATCTCAAGGACTGGCTGCCAAAACTGACGGAAGTCATCGATCGAAAATGGGAATCTCTCGTGGATCTCAATTTGGCGATGACAGACATGTTGTTACAGGCGTTCCGAATTGAGACCCGCATGCTTCGTTCGTCCGAACTTGGAATCGCCGGAGATAAGAACGAAAGGCTGCTGAAATTGTGTGAGCTCGTTGGTGCGACCAAATATCTGACTGGCGATGCAGCACGTGACTATCTCGATATAGGGCTGTTCTCCGATCATGGTATTGAGGTGAGGTGGCACGGATATACCCATCCCATCTATCCGCAGCTTCATGGAGAGTTTGTTTCTCATCTCTCAGCTCTTGATCTTCTCCTGAATTGCGGCGGGGAATCTAAGGTAGTTCTGAAGTCTAGATGACCGCAGAAAGTTGGAGGCGGAGAAAGCGTGAAATTCGTTCTGTTCGCATTGACTGGCTTAGGAAATGTTGTTTTGCGGACCCTGTTGGATCGCGGAATTCGACCGGACCTGCTGATCACCCGAGAAGAAAAAGGCGCGTATCCCTACGAGCCTATTCCCTTCATTGGTGATCTTGCATCTTCAAGCGACGTGCCTTGGAATACGTGCTCACCGGATGATCAGTCGTTCGCCTCGTGTAGCGATGGGTTACTATTAGTTGCGACCTATCATCGGATTATACGTCGCAATGTGTTGCAGAATTTCAAAACGGCGATCAATCTTCACCCTTCATTACTTCCGCATAACAGAGGGTCTAATCCGTTCTTCTGGTCACTTCGAAACGGCGACAAATCGGCTGGAGTATCTGCTCATGCATTAACCGAAGGGGTCGATGATGGGCCGATCTGCATGCAAGCATCGATTGATGTCGGTCCGAACGAGACCCAGACCCTTTTACGTCATAGGTTAGCTCACGTGGCCGGAAAGATGTCGGTGGACATCGTGAATCAATTTCGAAGTGAAACGCTGGTATTCAAAGAACAGGATGCCCGGTTTGCGACATCTTACCCTCGATTGGATGAGGCGGCATTCCAAATAGATACCAACGAAAGCGCTGATCAGATCCGACGGCATGTTAACGCGTTGCGAGATTGGCCTTTGGCTTTGCTGGGGGGGCGTCGGGTCCGTCGGCTCACGCAAATTCTGGAGCCATCCTTAGTTGAGCCGGGTACGATCTTGTCTGAAAATTCTGCCGAATATGTCGTTCGTGTCGCGGATGCCGACATTGTTCTTGAGCTCGAGAATGGCGCGGCTGGGAATTTATGAAGATGGACAATGACCTCAATGCATTTCTGCGTAGGACCGCATCAGGCCTGACAGAGGTGCGCCCAAACTTCTGGTGCGCATCGGATGTGGCGCCAGTTTCATATCCGGGCGGCGCTCATACGGCGCTTGCCAATGTCGAGAGCTCATCTTTTTGGTTCAGTCACCGAAACAGGATCATTTCGGCGGTTGTGAAGCGCTTCTCGAAGACGGGACCTCTTTTAGAAATTGGTGGCGGCAATGGCTTTGTGTCGCTTGGGCTCCAGCAGGCCGGCGTCTCCACCGTGGTTGTGGAGCCAGGCGTGGATGGAGCCGCGATTGCCGCTGAACGCGGGCTGACGGTCGTCAATAGTGCGTTTTCTGATGATCTCTTTGCTGCTGATAGCTTGCCAGCAATTGGACTCTTCGATGTGATTGAGCACGTACCCAATGACAAGGAGTTCCTGATTGCCTGTCTACGCGCTCTGGAGCCCGGTGGGTTTGTTTATATTTCAGTTCCAGCGCAACCGGCGCTATGGTCTGCTGACGACGAATATGCCGGTCACTACAGGCGTTATACACGGTCGGGGCTGGCTTCAGTGCTTGAAGTTTCCGGCTTTCAGATTGTTCAGGTGAGCGGGTTCTTTCTACTGCTGGTTTTGCCACTATTACTATTGCGCACTCTGCCGAGCAGATTTGGCCGGAGGAAAGTAACTTCGGCTGATCAGGCGGTCACCCATCACAAGGAGGGGCTCGTCTCCCGTCTGATCGGCTCGCTGTCCGGTTTCGAGATTGGCGCGATCTCCAGCGGATATTCGCTTCCTGCCGGCACCAGCCTCATTGCAATCGCGCGCAAGCCGCAGAGCAAATGAGCGACCTTGGTCCCGGCGAGAGTGCGCTCTCCCGCGCCTTCAAGGCGTTTGTTGCTGACGACGGGGCGCGCCTGCAAGCCGTCCGGTTCGTGATCGTCGGGCTGAAGAGCAACGCAGTTTACTATTTGCTCTATGTTCTGCTCGCGCTGGCTGGGGTAGGGCCCAAGACCGCTGTGGTGATCGTCTTTGTTTTCGGAATGGTCTATGCGTTCTGGTTCAACAAGGCATTTGTCTTCCGGGATCGCGATCACCTGAACTGGCAGTTCGTGCGCTATATGGGCGTCTACATATTCGCGTTGGCCCTGAATCTCGTTCTGCTGGAGTGGGCGACGACCTCTTTGGGATTCAGTCACTTTCTGGTTCAGGCCGTTCTAGGGGTGGTGATTGCGATTCCGATTTTCTTTCTGCTGAAGTATTTTGTCTTTCCATCCAAGGAACAGGGTGCGGTCGGGCCCTGATCCGGCGTTCTGGGCCTAGTTTTCCTTGTAGTATTCGATCGACCGAACTGTCGCCCGGCTGATGCCGTTGGGTGACTCGTTTCTGAAAACAAGGGTCGGATTATTGGCCGGAATCGGAAGCCTGATATCGACGGTCTGATCGATCGCGCGGACGCCGACCGATACAGGATTTTGCAGCGCGCTGATGTTGTCGGAGGTTGCGGTTGCAATTCCGATCTGGCCTTCGCTGACCGTCAGGGTCACCCGCATGATGATGTGCTGCAGCCCTTCGATGTGCTCCGGGGACAACAAAGCGGTTGCTCCGTAGCACCACTGGCATGCGGGCATTGTCAAGGCGATGCCGTTGGAAGCGATTCCGATCGCGCCGCCATTCTGAGGCATGATGGGATAGAGGGCGAGTTCCCCGATCCGGGCGCCTATGGGCGACGCGACGGGAGCAAGCTCGACGATGGCGATCACGTAGGACTCGACGGGCGCCGTGTAGTTCGCGCGCGCGATCTCGGTAAAGTTCGCGGGTATGCTCTTCAGTGCTGCGAAGGCCTCGTCGAGCTCCTTGTCGTTACGCGCGATAACGCCGATGAACGGCTTCTGATGCACGGATTGCCTGACGGCGTCGTCGATCACCGGCATGCCCGGACCGGTAAAGCCCTGAACGCGGCTGTAACCCCAGAGAAACATCGATTGCATCGAGTTCAAATTGACGTTCTCTGGCGCGTTGCTGTACCAGAATCCGATTGCCGTAGGCGTCGGCACGTGCGTTCGCACGAATTTCTGCAGAAATACCGCGCCCGCATAGACGTCTTTTTCAAGCTCTGCCTTCTCTTTGAGGCCGGGCCAGGACGCGTACTGGATTATGACCCGCGGCTGCCAATAGAACATGAGGGTGGTGGACACGATCAGGCCCGCGAGCAGGGCCGGCGCCGAGGTGATCCGTGGACGGAGCAGGGCGAGCACCACTGTGATGGCAGCCAGGGCAATCCAGATCCGTATGTCGTTGGGGATCGTGGGGGGCATGGCCTGCCGCGCAAACCAGAGTCCCGCGAGCCCGACGGCGGTGCCGATGCAGATGACCCGGAAAATGGTCGGCGTGCGGGTTGAGGCTATTCCGGCGATGGCAATCAGAGCCAGGAGACAGCCGGGAAGCAGGTAGACCACGTAATAGAACAACGACAGCCAGCCATGGCCCATGAAATGCAGGCCGAACACGGCGGTGGTGAGAAGCGTAATGTACAGCGCCGCGCCGATGCAGAAGTCACGCTGCTCCTGCTGGAGCGCAGACCTATTCAGCGCCGTGGCGAGGATGACGGCGACGCAGAAGAAAATCGGCAGCAGGAAGATCAGGTTGCCGATCGCAATGATGTTGCTCAGCGAATGGAACCAGTTCGACATCTGCCCGCCGAGAAGGGTGCGTGCAGAATTGAACGCGGCGGCTTCAATGAAGACGCGCGAAGTGCCGGTCGCAAGCGAAAACAGCACCTGGAGCATGGCATAGCCGGCGATGAAGCCGAAGATGATCGCAAGCGTCAGGCGGATTGCCGGAAGAATGCCGATCTTTCGATTCATCCAGAACCAACTGGGGACGAAGAGACCAGCGATCATCAGGAGATGTAGGTTGCAGTTGACGGCGAGAGCGAGCGAAAAGCCCGCGATGACATAGGCCGGAACGCGATGGCGTTGAGGAACGAGAATGAATGCGAGTGCCACCAGAAAGTAGACCGTCGCGAATCCATCATAGTGCGTCCACGAAATCGAGCGAAGCAGCCATGGAATGAAGCAGAGCCAGGATATTGTGAGGACCGCCGTGGCGAAGCCGAAATAGCGCTGCGCTATCCGAAAGGCCGCATAGGCTGCCGAGGTGAGCACCAGCAGACGGCACAGAAACAGCCCATTGGTCTGGCCGAACACAAGCAGGAATGCACGATCGAGAAGAATATAGGCGATACGCGACGAATAGTAGGTGTGACCGTATCGGTGATAGGTTCCGAAGTAGTCGTTGACGTAACCGGCATAGACATAGGGATCGAGGAAGCCGGCCTGCAGAATCAGTGTCGAAGCGGTCGACACGATCAGGAGAGCGAATCCAAAGCAGATTGCGAGCGGGAGCAGATGTTCGATCAGTTCAGCGCGGTTCGGTCGCCGCATAGCAATCGAAAAAGACATTCAAGCCCCCCGGCCCAACGAGTTTAAATTAGTGCAACCAATCACCCCTCGTGCCGTGGACGAGGGCCTCACATCAAGCCTTGATGCCGATGAGCAGGAAGCTCGGGCGAATCCAGAAAAGTTTGCTGAAATGAGGTGCCCAGGCGGCCAGATTTTCGGTGACGCCCGTCACAACCCCGCGGCTGGCCGAAAGTGCCTCCACGGTGTCCTGATCTGGACAGAAATCGTGCCACAGCATCATGCCACCGGACCGGAGCAGTGGGAGCGATTTCTCCGTATCGTTCTTGACCACGTCGGGCGTGTGACCGCCGTCGACCAGCACGCTGTCGAAGAAACCGGCTTCGAAACCTGACGTATCCCACTGCTGACTGTCTGCGAGGATCTGATGCACCCGCGCGCCATGTCCGGCGGCGCGGTACATCCAGCCGATCA
It contains:
- a CDS encoding methionyl-tRNA formyltransferase, whose protein sequence is MKFVLFALTGLGNVVLRTLLDRGIRPDLLITREEKGAYPYEPIPFIGDLASSSDVPWNTCSPDDQSFASCSDGLLLVATYHRIIRRNVLQNFKTAINLHPSLLPHNRGSNPFFWSLRNGDKSAGVSAHALTEGVDDGPICMQASIDVGPNETQTLLRHRLAHVAGKMSVDIVNQFRSETLVFKEQDARFATSYPRLDEAAFQIDTNESADQIRRHVNALRDWPLALLGGRRVRRLTQILEPSLVEPGTILSENSAEYVVRVADADIVLELENGAAGNL
- a CDS encoding GtrA family protein encodes the protein MSDLGPGESALSRAFKAFVADDGARLQAVRFVIVGLKSNAVYYLLYVLLALAGVGPKTAVVIVFVFGMVYAFWFNKAFVFRDRDHLNWQFVRYMGVYIFALALNLVLLEWATTSLGFSHFLVQAVLGVVIAIPIFFLLKYFVFPSKEQGAVGP
- a CDS encoding WbqC family protein — translated: MTTLAVLQPGYLPWLGYFDQVTQADYFVHYDDVPFDKHGWRNRNRVKALNGPVWLTVPVLHSGKFGQLINEVRIDPQQNWQRKHLATIKQMYASAPYLKDWLPKLTEVIDRKWESLVDLNLAMTDMLLQAFRIETRMLRSSELGIAGDKNERLLKLCELVGATKYLTGDAARDYLDIGLFSDHGIEVRWHGYTHPIYPQLHGEFVSHLSALDLLLNCGGESKVVLKSR
- a CDS encoding class I SAM-dependent methyltransferase, which codes for MDNDLNAFLRRTASGLTEVRPNFWCASDVAPVSYPGGAHTALANVESSSFWFSHRNRIISAVVKRFSKTGPLLEIGGGNGFVSLGLQQAGVSTVVVEPGVDGAAIAAERGLTVVNSAFSDDLFAADSLPAIGLFDVIEHVPNDKEFLIACLRALEPGGFVYISVPAQPALWSADDEYAGHYRRYTRSGLASVLEVSGFQIVQVSGFFLLLVLPLLLLRTLPSRFGRRKVTSADQAVTHHKEGLVSRLIGSLSGFEIGAISSGYSLPAGTSLIAIARKPQSK